The Podospora pseudocomata strain CBS 415.72m chromosome 1 map unlocalized CBS415.72m_1, whole genome shotgun sequence genome has a segment encoding these proteins:
- a CDS encoding uncharacterized protein (COG:O; EggNog:ENOG503NV0S) codes for MAYSREYPTILLGVILLFWFVKPTLAFGAGNIAGISSIEGQNWRHGDIEDALLKVMMARAVGGKRFDKLMVSRVYFGNWLRDYSQAIDVGTVKSVSAEAIRLLLCVLGFITFGYGSKEFEVTADRLGCYRPEDHIDNPKDYAENEDARQYHRALRGPVNEEVELAIDPETGMKNYIANENIGIMTSAAHCRKLFTDAIELGRRYGRSGNKDDLYECLRLIGTGLHYYFAHSNYIELALIEMGEQDVFPHVGRNTKISLEGANDEVYPIVTGTFGGVDFLHSVTGEVSDKLIQSEIQDLENTLEQSKNSDLSYLRELLDKIPDGLIGGDKKNKVNEIQDNANAAQMEQTSISPKETEEFTRQVQDIFRQIMPAIEYHDDLLKSISEAVSRIPILPKIIEQLEEQLSLFVFQVIAPFVIPVIEQIKNELATGATEIIESSKNEQHIVFEDDDASDPTHSMLSKDHFTNILNEVAGRAASKVVSWSVPQLMEAIDDEGVDVDRVLNKIIYGVLHHPAQRSTGPDGADEGRRLIYGIVEEWWNDMGRGQQEDYRRKLSREGVENGENHREGEKDCGHGCGGGGLKVKKNYANAAPETMEDRIAEAAAGHIVAGVKQSFKQAAENAGTGEGGGGLGGFLSSVAGNIFNSARQERERERSEQQEETPSYGGGGYRRQQEEEERPSYGGGGYGEAASYGRREEESSGYGGGYGRREEESSGYGGGYGRREEESSGYGGGYGRREEESSGYGGGYGRREEESSGYGGGYGRREEESSGGYGGGEAASYGRGDYGGYGESNTYSGYGRRRDDDEEEDEGRRRW; via the exons ATGGCTTACTCAAGGGAGTACCCGACCATCTTGCTCGGGGTCATCCTCCTGTTTTGGTTTGTGAAGCCCACCCTCGCCTTCGGCGCTGGTAACATTGCCGGGATTTCTAGCATCGAGGGCCAGAACT GGCGCCACGGTGACATTGAAGATGCCCTCCTCAAAGTCATGATGGCCCGCGCCGTCGGCGGCAAGAGATTCGACAAGCTGATGGTCTCCCGCGTCTACTTTGGCAACTGGCTCCGCGACTACTCCCAAGCCATCGACGTCGGCACCGTCAAGAGCGTCTCTGCCGAGGCCATCAGGCTCCTTCTCTGCGTGCTCGGATTCATTACTTTCGGCTACGGCAGCAAGGAGTTCGAGGTGACGGCCGACCGTCTGGGGTGTTACCGCCCCGAGGACCACATCGACAACCCAAAGGACTATGCCGAGAACGAGGACGCCAGGCAGTACCACCGCGCTCTTCGCGGCCCGGTCAACGAGGAGGTCGAGCTGGCGATCGACCCCGAGACGGGCATGAAGAATTACATTGCTAATGAGAACATCGGGATCATGACGTCGGCTGCGCACTGCAGGAAGCTGTTCACGGATGCGATTGAGCTTGGGAGGAGGtatgggaggagtgggaacAAGGATGATTTGTATGAGTGCCTGAGGTTGATCGGGACTGGGTTGCACT ATTACTTCGCCCACAGTAACTACATCGAACTCGCCCTCATCGAAATGGGTGAGCAAGACGTCTTCCCCCACGTGGGCCGCAACACAAAGATCTCCCTCGAGGGCGCCAACGACGAAGTCTACCCCATCGTCACCGGCACCTTTGGCGGCGTCGACTTCTTGCACTCGGTCACGGGCGAGGTCTCGGACAAGCTCATCCAGAGTGAAATCCAAGACCTGGAGAACACGCTCGAGCAGTCCAAAAACTCGGACCTGTCCTACCTCCGggagctcctcgacaagaTCCCCGACGGGCTCATCGGCGGCGACAAGAAAAACAAGGTCAACGAGATCCAGGACAATGCCAACGCCGCCCAGATGGAGCAGACGAGCATCTCGCCcaaggagacggaggagttTACCCGCCAGGTCCAGGACATCTTCCGGCAGATCATGCCCGCGATCGAGTACCACGACGACTTGCTCAAGAGCATCTCGGAGGCGGTGTCTAGGATTCCGATTCTCCCCAAGATTATCGAGCAGCTCGAGGAGCAGCTCTCGTTGTTTGTGTTTCAGGTCATCGCCCCGTTTGTGATTCCGGTTATCGAGCAGATCAAGAACGAGCTCGCGACAGGCGCGACGGAGATTATCGAGTCGAGCAAGAACGAGCAGCACATTGTtttcgaggacgatgacgcTTCTGATCCTACGCACTCGATGCTGTCGAAGGATCATTTTACGAACATTCTCAACGAGGTTGCTGGGCGGGCGGCGTCGAAGGTTGTTTCCTGGTCTGTGCCGCAGCTCATGGAGGCTATCGATGacgagggggtggatgtcgaTCGGGTTCTCAACAAGATTATCTATGGTGTGCTCCACCACCCTGCGCAGCGGAGCACGGGGCCTGACGGGGCTGATGAGGGCCGGAGGCTGATTTATGGGATTGTGGAGGAGTGGTGGAATGATATGGGGCGGGGTCAGCAGGAGGATTATAGGCGGAAGCTGAgcagggagggggtggagaatggggagaatcatagggagggggagaaggattGCGGGCATGGGtgtggggggggtgggttgaaggtgaagaagaattATGCTAATGCTGCGCCGGAGACGATGGAGGATCGGAttgccgaggcggcggccgGGCATATCGTTGCGGGGGTGAAGCAGAGCTTTAAGCAGGCGGCCGAGAATGCGgggactggggaggggggtggagggttggggggtttctTGAGTAGTGTGGCGGGCAATATTTTTAACTCTGCtaggcaggagagggagagggagaggagtgagcagcaggaggagacgCCTAGctatgggggtggtggctaCAGACgtcagcaggaggaggaggagaggcctagctacggcggcggcggttaTGGTGAGGCTGCCAGCTACGGCCGTCGTGAGGAGGAAAGCTCCGGTTATGGCGGTGGCTACGGCCGTCGTGAGGAGGAAAGCTCCGGTTATGGCGGTGGCTACGGTCGtcgtgaggaggagagctcTGGATACGGCGGTGGCTACGGTCGtcgtgaggaggagagctcTGGATACGGCGGTGGCTATGGTCGTCGTGAGGAGGAGAGTTCAGGTTATGGCGGCGGCTATGGCCGTCGTGAAGAGGAAAGCTCTGGTGGCTATGGCGGTGGCGAAGCTGCTAGCTACGGTCGTGGTGACTATGGCGGCTACGGTGAATCTAACACCTACAGTGGTTACGGTCGCCGGagagatgacgacgaggaggaggatgagggacgTCGCCGGTGGTAA
- a CDS encoding uncharacterized protein (COG:O; CAZy:GH45; EggNog:ENOG503P08U) has product MQLALTILAFGGLASAQGAQGAGKTTRYWDCCKPSCAWPGKSTASTPVLTCDRNDNPLNDRGSTRSGCDSGGSAFMCSNQSPWAVNETVAYGWAAVNIAGSNEASWCCSCYELTFTSGPVSGKKMIVQATNTGGDLGNNHFDIAMPGGGVGIFNACTQQYGAPPNGWGERYGGVGSKSACESFPDKLKAGCNWRFDWFMGADNPDVRFRQVACPAAITAKSQCVRQRDVIDQTPTGPSTVPTWTP; this is encoded by the coding sequence ATGCAGCTCGCCCTCACAATCCTGGCCTTCGGCGGCCTCGCCTCCGCCCAGGGAGCCCAAGGCGCAGGCAAAACAACCCGCTACTGGGACTGCTGCAAGCCCTCCTGCGCCTGGCCCGGCAAGTCAaccgcctccacccccgtcctGACCTGCGACCGCAacgacaaccccctcaacgaCCGCGGGTCCACCCGCTCCGGGTGCGACTCGGGCGGGTCAGCCTTCATGTGCAGCAACCAATCCCCGTGGGCGGTCAACGAGACCGTCGCCTACGGCTGGGCGGCTGTCAACATCGCCGGCAGCAACGAGGCCTCCtggtgctgctcctgctACGAGCTCACCTTCACCTCCGGCCCCGTCTCGGGCAAGAAGATGATCGTCCaggccaccaacaccggcgGCGACCTGGGAAACAACCACTTTGACATTGCCATgccggggggtggtgtcgggATCTTTAATGCGTGCACCCAGCAGTATGGTGCGCCGCCTAATggttggggggagaggtatgGCGGTGTGGGGAGCAAGAGTGCTTGCGAGAGTTTTCcggacaagctcaaggcggGGTGTAATTGGAGGTTTGACTGGTTTATGGGGGCGGATAACCCTGATGTGAGGTTCAGACAGGTTGCCTGCCCGGCGGCGATTACGGCCAAGAGCCAGTGTGTGAGGCAGAGGGATGTTATTGATCAGACGCCTACTGGGCCGAGTACTGTTCCTACTTGGACTCCTTGA
- a CDS encoding uncharacterized protein (COG:O; EggNog:ENOG503NZ06): protein MSRRTNRPPSTYEDTRSIRSQRSRAPANHGSQRAARPAEADRQSLRPPAAETDRYSLREHFAATRSVLEFDFDDASSFVGSTLASEHLGGEDQDDDEKVAAEREVIRKLFADGPLDRSYYELMCLPKKGPALRREEVQAAYNRLVQVLAVERQSGPLQSPAGFYLGMVQAAYEVLADPSRRIGYDLSTIEGYDSEDDEAELDVALLGAEKQTTYESKIQDQYILLTRRDARATTDLGFRVNASPLLASSEELAKRGNPGVEVLDFSLQKSATVALPGFKEPFEEASVTLVKVLKDFFEDSEEGEKKAPLPEQQQQKKASTKPPIRFTDPTLTITGSVHGLLDDPIRLAPLVLDHYQPPGPSIHSRRRLDQLLSSRFLPALNLSFRQEMAWRDPRTPQHPQIPDLILETDISPLPHPTTSLRVGHTIPLLHDPTAPINVELFASKIWSHNITNFGLAAHKRVGADSNGTAFLIADSGDFSLLNLASSRPKECADMTHFSRTFGSRSLASFTNPPTLEVGYSFALPDLGIHQGKSLTRPSARGLSVLDADLDENKPGSWTISTGFTPGNIAAYLRYGRDFFSSYLPGRAKGGIRGEVELAGTVQKDFYLAFRALKSFGRFSKAGLEVGLSPFNLHLSLYWSRLGQRFSLPFLMASGAGRSKLGMKVLFWSTVFPFAALAACELYKQRQRQRRAVAKARGPGINPAALRQYINKRRTEADELTVILATGAEGRQREERQKGGLVILSAKYGVRNAPPEEVADVTIALAALVDDWGRLHIPRGVKKGKLLGFWDPNPMAGQQGKVLRVRYLWGYKEYSVEVEGREELRLP, encoded by the coding sequence ATGTCGCGAAGGACGAATAGACCTCCCTCCACCTACGAGGACACGCGTTCTATCCGCTCCCAGCGATCCAGAGCCCCGGCTAACCATGGCTCCCAGAGGGCGGCACGTCCAGCCGAGGCTGATCGCCAGTCGCTGCGCCCACCTGCTGCTGAAACAGATCGCTATTCCCTTCGTGAGCACTTTGCAGCAACCAGGAGCGTGCTAGAGTTTGATTTTGACGACGCTTCCTCCTTTGTGGGTTCGACCCTGGCGTCTGAGCACTTGGGCGGAGAGGAccaggatgatgatgaaaaggtTGCCGCCGAGCGAGAGGTCATCAGGAAGCTATTCGCAGACGGCCCTCTGGACAGAAGCTACTATGAGCTTATGTGTCTTCCCAAGAAGGGCCCGGCACTAAGGCGAGAGGAGGTTCAGGCTGCCTATAATCGCCTCGTTCAAGTGCTTGCTGTGGAGAGGCAGTCAGGACCTCTGCAGAGCCCGGCAGGTTTCTATCTGGGGATGGTTCAAGCGGCATATGAAGTCTTGGCCGACCCATCACGAAGAATTGGTTACGACTTGTCGACCATCGAGGGGTATGACtcggaggatgacgaggccgAGCTTGATGTTGCCCTTCTTGGTGCAGAGAAGCAGACCACTTATGAGAGCAAGATCCAAGATCAGTATATCCTGCTCACTCGCCGGGATGCCCGAGCGACTACAGACTTGGGATTCAGGGTGAATGCTTCGCCTCTACTTGCGTCTTCTGAGGAACTTGCGAAGCGTGGAAACCCTGGAGTGGAAGTGCTGGATTTCTCGTTGCAAAAGTCTGCCACCGTGGCCTTGCCAGGATTCAAAGAGCCATTCGAGGAAGCCTCAGTAACTCTTGTGAAGGTCTTGAAAGACTTCTTTGAAGATtcagaagagggagaaaagaAGGCACCTCTtccggagcagcagcagcaaaagaaggCATCAACCAAGCCTCCCATCCGGTTCACTgacccaaccctcaccatcaccggctcAGTCCACGGTCTCCTCGATGACCCTATCAGACTCGCCCCATTGGTTCTGGACCACTACCAGCCTCCAGGCCCATCCATTCacagccgccgccgtcttgaCCAGCTTCTATCCTCCCGTTTCCTGCCAGCCTTGAACCTCTCCTTCCGCCAAGAGATGGCCTGGCGCGACCCGAGGACCCCCCAGCACCCTCAAATCCctgacctcatcctcgagacAGAcatatcccccctccctcaccccacaacctccctccgAGTAGGccacaccatccccctcctccacgacccAACAGCCCCCATCAACGTGGAGCTCTTCGCCTCCAAAATCTGGTCTCACAATATCACCAACTTTGGCCTCGCCGCCCACAAGCGAGTCGGCGCAGACTCGAACGGAACCGCCTTCCTCATCGCCGACTCGGGCgacttctccctcctcaacctcgcaTCGTCACGGCCAAAAGAATGCGCCGACATGACGCACTTCTCCCGGACCTTTGGCTCCCGCTCGCtagcctccttcaccaaccccccaaccctagAAGTAGGCTACTCCTTCGCCCTGCCCGACCTCGGAATCCACCAAGGCAAATCCCTCACCAGACCCTCGGCCCGCGGCCTCTCCGTCCTCGACGCCGACCTCGACGAGAACAAACCCGGCAGCTGGACAATTTCCACCGGCTTCACCCCGGGGAACATAGCAGCCTACCTCCGCTACGGCAGGgattttttttcctcttaCCTCCCCGGCAGAGCAAAGGGCGGCATCCGCGGGGAGGTCGAGCTAGCGGGCACCGTCCAAAAGGACTTTTACCTCGCGTTCCGAGCGCTAAAGTCGTTTGGTCGGTTTAGCAAAGCAGGGTTGGAGGTCGGGCTGTCGCCGTTCAATCTTCATCTTTCGCTCTACTGGTCCAGGCTCGGGCAGAGGTTCTCGCTGCCTTTTCTCATGGCGAGCGGGGCGGGGAGGTCGAAGCTGGGGATGAAGGTCCTGTTTTGGAGTACCGTGTTCCCGTTTGCTGCTTTGGCGGCGTGTGAGCTTTATaagcagaggcagaggcagaggagggcggtggcgaAGGCGAGGGGGCCGGGGATCAATCCTGCGGCGCTGAGGCAGTATATTAACAAGAGGAGGACCGAGGCGGATGAGCTGACTGTTATTCTGGCCACGGGAGCGGAGGGGAGGCAGAGGGAAGAACGAcaaaagggggggttggtgattttgTCGGCGAAGTACGGGGTTAGGAATGCGccgccggaggaggtggcggatgTGACGATTGCGCTGGCGGCGTTGGTGGATGATTGGGGACGGTTGCATATtccgaggggggtgaagaaggggaagttgcttgggttttgggatCCGAACCCGATGGCGGGGCAGCAGGggaaggtgttgagggtgaggtatTTGTGGGGGTATAAGGAGTATAgtgtcgaggtggaggggagggaggagttgaggttACCGTGA
- the CKA2 gene encoding Casein kinase II subunit alpha' (EggNog:ENOG503NWKT; COG:D; COG:K; COG:T): protein MLAVCPSLCLLTLGALSPTPPPICNIDPAPPATAQTSAPVSRMARVYADVNQNMPRSYWDYDSVNISWGALENYEVVRKIGRGKYSEVFEGINVVNYQKCVIKVLKPVKKKKIKREIKILQNLAGGPNIVALLDVVRDSQSKTPSLIFEFVNNTDFRTLYPKFVDIDVRYYIYELLKALDYCHSKGIMHRDVKPHNVMIDHENRKLRLIDWGLAEFYHPGTEYNVRVASRYFKGPELLVDYQEYDYSLDMWSLGAMFASMIFRKEPFFHGQSNADQLVKIAKVLGTDDLFDYLDKYEIELDTQYDDILGRFQKKPWHSFVNADNQRFVSNEAIDFLDKLLRYDHAERLTAKEAMAHPYFAPIRDEGILQRYLAGEAI, encoded by the exons ATGCTGGCCGTGTGCCCCTCACTCTGTCTGCTGACATTGGGCGCTCTCtcgcccacaccaccgccaatTTGCAACATCGATCCCGCACCCCCAGCGACCGCGCAAACGAGCGCACCCGTCTCCAGAATGGCCAGAGTCTATGCCGATGTCAACCAGAACATGCCCAGGAGCTACTGGGACTATGATTCTGTCAATATCAGCTGGGGCGCTCTCGAAAACTACGAAGTTGTTCGCAAGATCG gccGCGGCAAGTACTCGGAGGTCTTCGAGGGAATAAACGTCGTCAACTATCAAAAATGCGTCATCAAGGTGCTCAAGCCCgtaaaaaagaagaagatcaagcgCGAGATCAAGATCCTGCAGAACCTGGCAGGCGGCCCCAACATCGTCGCCCTGCTCGACGTGGTTAGGGACTCGCAGAGCAAAACCCCATCGCTCATCTTTGAGTttgtcaacaacaccgaCTTCCGAACCCTCTACCCCAAGTTTGTCGACATCGACGTCCGCTACTACATCTACGAGCTCCTCAAGGCCCTCGACTACTGCCACAGCAAGGGCATCATGCACCGCGACGTGAAGCCTCATAACGTTATGATCGATCATGAGAACAGAAAG TTGCGCCTCATCGATTGGGGTCTCGCCGAATTCTATCACCCCGGCACCGAGTACAACGTGCGCGTCGCCTCGCGCTACTTCAAGGGTCCCGAGCTTCTCGTCGACTACCAGGAATACGATTACAGCCTGGACATGTGGAGCCTGGGCGCCATGTTCGCCTCCATGATCTTCCGCAAGGAGCCGTTTTTCCACGGTCAGAGCAACGCCGATCAGCTCGTCAAGATCGCCAAGGTGCTCGGCACCGACGACCTGTTTGACTACCTAGACAAGTACGAGATCGAGCTGGACACACAGTACGATGACATTCTGGGCCGTTTCCAAAAGAAGCCCTGGCACAGCTTTGTCAATGCAGACAATCAACGATTCGTCTCGAACGAGGCGATTGATTTCCTCGACAAGTTGCTTCGATACGACCATGCG GAACGTCTCACCGCCAAGGAAGCCATGGCCCACCCCTACTTTGCGCCAATTCGCGATGAGGGCATCCTCCAGCGCTATCTCGCCGGCGAAGCAATCTAG
- a CDS encoding uncharacterized protein (EggNog:ENOG503NUU3; MEROPS:MER0015691; COG:O; COG:P) — translation MESENEPLKMNKTQSVHPFPDNYIYVPPRPRPQPRSVLRRFCTIALASTLIWTLIAPLGSILSGNWYISGRDGQDGQTWPGRNQVDQDELRQILRDVPSSESAMQWSRYYTSGPHLAGKNYSQALSTKQKWEEWGIKSEINEYVVYINYPLNHRLALLKGKEKEQDGEKEYEVTYEASLVEDVIEEDPTSGLANSVPTFHGYSASGNVTAPVVYVNYGTYQDFEDLLAANITLKGKIAIARYGGIFRGLKVKRAQELGMIGVILYSDPGDDGEVTDEKGVPTYPEGPARQPSSVQRGSTQFLSVAPGDPTTPGYPSKPEAPRRPVETATPSIPSLPISYADALPILKALNGHGPKAKDFNQWWTRNTGLGYKGVEYNIGPTPDDVVVNLYNEQEYVYTPIWNVIGVINGTIPDEVVVVGNHRDAWVAGGAGDPNSGSAVLNEAMRAFGEALKRGWKPRRTVVFASWDGEEYGLVGSTEWVEEYLPWLKHASVAYVNTDVGVRGKRLAVAASPILNKVIYTATSLVGSANQTRPGQTVYDLWDKKIKTMGSGSDFTAFQDFAGIPSIDIGFDNDRDSPVYHYHSNYDSFHWMQKFGDPDFLYHRTMAQVLGILVAEIANLPVIPFGAEDYAKALAEYVHKVEDKLDAYLIPPAEVLSASVTDEEMFELRSSTRNISSPVSVSTTSKHTPKTFRKSLTRLHEALQTLTYHAYHLDLLADELRHISENDEIPWWDLPRKIRHHCAVRKANTKYKYLERSFLYEEGLDNRPWFKHVVFAPGLWTGYSGAVFPGLMESIDQEDWTNAERWVDIIESRILNAARGIEA, via the exons ATGGAGTCCGAAAACGAGCCGCTCAAGATGAACAAGACACAAAGTGTCCATCCATTTCCCGATAATTACATATACGTACCGCCACGCCCACGGCCTCAGCCTCGCTCGGTGCTTCGCCGTTTCTGCACTATAGCCCTCGCCTCAACCCTCATATGGACTCTCATAGCGCCTTTGGGATCCATCCTGTCCGGTAACTGGTATATCTCGGGGCGGGATGGACAGGATGGACAAACCTGGCCTGGACGCAATCAGGTCGACCAGGACGAGTTGAGGCAAATCCTTCGCGACGTTCCCAGCAGCGAAAGCGCCATGCAATGGAGCCGCTATTACACCTCAGGACCTCACCTCGCCGGTAAAAACTATTCGCAGGCTCTGTCGACCAAACAAAAGTGGGAAGAGTGGGGCATCAAGTCTGAGATCAACGAGTATGTTGTCTACATCAACTACCCTCTCAACCACAGACTCGCCCTTTTGAagggaaaggagaaggaacaGGATGGAGAAAAGGAATACGAAGTGACGTACGAAGCCTCgctggttgaggatgtcATCGAGGAGGATCCCACTAGTGGGCTTGCCAACAGTGTCCCAACCTTTCACGGATACTCTGCTTCGGGAAACGTCACTGCACCAGTCGTCTATGTCAACTACGGCACATACCAAGATTTCGAGGACCTTCTTGCTGCCAACATCACACTCAAGGGAAAGATTGCCATTGCCCGTTATGGTGGAATTTTCAGAGGGCTCAAGGTCAAGCGTGCCCAGGAGCTCGGAATGATTGGCGTTATTTTGTACAGCGATCctggggatgatggagaagtcACCGACGAAAAAGGGGTTCCTACATACCCTGAAGGACCGGCACGCCAACCCAGCAGTGTTCAACGAGGCAGCACCCAGTTTCTCAGTGTCGCCCCGGGTGATCCAACTACGCCTGGGTATCCGTCAAAGCCAGAGGCTCCTCGCAGACCGGTCGAAACAGCCACCCCCAGCATTCCGTCCCTCCCGATCTCTTACGCCGATGCCCTTCCCATTCTCAAGGCCCTCAACGGTCATGGTCCGAAAGCGAAGGACTTCAACCAGTGGTGGACACGTAACACCGGCCTAGGGTACAAGGGCGTGGAGTACAACATCGGACCTACTCCAGATGACGTCGTTGTAAACCTCTACAACGAGCAAGAATACGTGTACACCCCGATCTGGAATGTCATTGGTGTGATTAATGGTACCATTCccgatgaggttgttgttgttggaaatCATCGTGATGCTTGGGTTGCAGGAGGCGCCGGCGATCCGAACAGTGGATCGGCAGTCTTGAACGAGGCCATGCGTGCTTTTGGAGAAGCACTCAAGCGTGGCTGGAAACCTCGCCGGACTGTTGTCTTTGCTAGCTGGGACGGTGAGGAGTATGGTTTGGTTGGCTCAACGGAGTGGGTGGAGGAATACCTCCCCTGGCTCAAGCACGCGAGTGTCGCCTATGTG AACACCGATGTCGGCGTGAGAGGCAAGCgcctcgccgtcgccgcctcTCCTATCCTCAACAAGGTCATCTATACAGCCACTTCCCTTGTTGGATCAGCCAACCAAACACGCCCCGGCCAGACCGTGTATGATCTCTGGGACAAGAAAATCAAAACAATGGGAAGTGGCAGCGACTTCACTGCCTTCCAAGACTTTGCTGGCATTCCCTCCATCGACATTGGGTTCGACAATGACCGCGACAGCCCTGTGTACCATTATCACTCCAACTACGACAGCTTCCACTGGATGCAAAAGTTTGGGGATCCTGACTTTCTTTACCACAGAACCATGGCCCAGGTTCTTGGTATTCTAGTAGCGGAAATCGCCAACCTCCCTGTCATCCCCTTTGGTGCTGAAGACTACGCCAAGGCTCTGGCCGAATACGTCCACAAGGTCGAAGACAAGCTGGACGCCTACCTCATCCCCCCAGCCGAAGTCCTTTCGGCAAGCGTAACCGACGAAGAAATGTTTGAACTtcgctcctccacccgcaACATTTCCTCCCCTGTTTCTGTATCCACCACATCCAAACACACCCCCAAAACTTTCCGCAAATCCCTTACTCGCCTCCATGAAGCCCTTCAAACCCTCACCTACCACGCCTACCATCTTGATCTCCTAGCCGATGAGCTTCGACACATCTCAGAAAACGACGAAATCCCCTGGTGGGATCTGCCTCGTAAGATACGCCATCATTGCGCGGTTCGCAAGGCCAACACCAAGTATAAGTACCTCGAGCGTAGCTTCTTGTATGAGGAAGGGCTGGACAACAGGCCCTGGTTCAAACACGTGGTGTTTGCTCCGGGATTGTGGACGGGGTACTCCGGGGCGGTGTTCCCGGGTTTGATGGAGAGCATTGATCAGGAGGATTGGACGAATGCAGAGAGGTGGGTTGATATTATTGAGAGTAGGATTTTGAATGCTGCAAGGGGGATTGAGGCGTAA